In Lolium rigidum isolate FL_2022 chromosome 7, APGP_CSIRO_Lrig_0.1, whole genome shotgun sequence, the DNA window GGAACCGCATCCCGCCGCATCCGTCGCAGCACCGGCCCCCGGGGCGCGCGCGCGGGAGGCCGTGGAGCAGCGGCCCCAGCGCGCCCTCCTCGTCCATCCGCAGcacctcctccgcgccgccgacGTGCCGGCCCCGCACGAAGAGGCGCGGGAGGGTGAgggggagcgggagcgggagcagCGCGCGGAGCTCGTCCCGGAAGCCGCGGTCCATGGAGAGGTCGCGCTCCCGGAAGGCGACGCCGTGCGCGTGcagcgccgcgcgcgccgcgttgCAGGCCTCGAAGGTGTCGCGGAGGGCCCGGAGGGTGGTGGTGTAGAGCACCGCGCAGTGCGCGCCGCCCGGCGGGCAGCGGGGGGCAGGTGGGGTGGGGGTGGGTGCGGGGCGTGGGGTGTTGCCGTCGATGGGGCGGAGCGGGAAGCGGATGCAGCGCGGGGGCTTGCCGTCGGCGGTGGGGCGGCGcggggaggcggtggcggtgggctTGGGTTTGGCCGGCGTGGTGGGGTCGTGGAGGCCCGCCATGAGCTCCCAGGAGTTGATGACCTCCGCctccggctgcggctgcggctcgtCCTCCGGCGGCGCGTCGGCGGGTGGCTTGGGCTTGGACCTGGAGGGCGGgggaggcggtggtggcggtggaggtgtggaTGTAGGGGCGTCGGAGGTAGGGTTGTAGGTGAGGATGCCGTAGGTGGAGGAGGTGAGGGAGACGatgtgggaggaggaggaggcggagacgcCGATGATGCGGCGGTCGTCGTCCTCGAGGAACGTCGACGAGGCGCACCCCATGGACGGAGGAGTCGATCAGGATTCGGAGCTGGGTGGTGGCGGtggacggaggaagaagaagaagggagtgGGGGGAGAGGGTTCGTGCCTCGAGGATTCAAAATTTCAACTTTGAGAGACTGAAGAGTGGGAGGAGCAATAATTAAGGACGGCGCGGCGGGCGGGACTGGCTGCAGTGCAGAAGAGTGCAGAGTCTCAATAAAGCCGACACCTACCTCGATAGGCCCGCGCCCGCACATACACACACGCTCTCAAAAGTCTTAACCTGGAACGGACTGCCAAACATGGCCGTTTCTCTATGGGCTGCCAAGCCCGACCATTTCTCGGGCCAGGCCGTGCCAACTTCTAAAACACTTTGTTGcgtttaagttttttttttgcaaaacacaaCATAGAGGCAGACGATCACAAATGCGTACATACACTTATCCATATAAATACACGTATCCACATCCTACCATATGAGCTCCTTCGAGGAACTAAATCCAAGAAACTGATCTGGCGAGTCTTGAGATGGACAAGTATCAAGTTATCACCTATTGGAGCGGCAAATTCCGCCGGCTTTTCAGAAAGATCAAATTTCGCAATACTATGATTATTGGAGCGTTGGTTCCacataaggctgctcatagtgggaagtaacttagactagtaacatatgtcatgttactagtctaggttactaccttcatagtgggtactccctccgtcccagttcatagggcttacGCGTATCTCTAGATTATCAATTTGGTCAACACATAATATCATTtgtataatacaaaaattatatcattaaaaagtagaacatctaagctttctaatgatatatattttgtaatacatatgttgcattatcatggtcaaatttacgacctagggatacgcgtaagccctgtgaactgggacggagggagtagtaacttatatgtggtgtcacgcactgtgtcatttattatgttatagactcattttgccttggagtgtgtgatgttatggtaacatagctagttaccacctcactctctttcttcatttattcgcatgacatgtcaccaaaatgccttgagatgtgtgatgttactagctatgttaattccactatgagcagtctaaccaCTACAATTGTTCGGTAagatgttccaaaaaaaaaaaccagacCTCGCGTTTTAGATTGACTAGCCCTAGACCAACAAGTAAGATGGCATGTGGCAAAGCAACTGCTTTGTTTagacatttattattattattatattaacCTACCTAGCCTGAATTGGGTGTATCACTCCTCCGAGGCCCAAACCTCTCTATCTATCTCTCCCTCCCcaccatctcactctctctctcctctgacCTATGAAAAAGAAAAGACCAAAGTGAATAGTGTTCCATAACTATTCAcatattatttgtcttttttgtgcagTCTACACATTTTCAAATATTTTGATGAAACTTCGCACACGCATAATAATGCACAACATAATATATGTTCTAGATTTCTTTTcgcattttttgaaaacttggaaGTGTAACATCCGAATAAGGGGTGCGGGTGtaactagttgcaaatgagagttcCCCTTACTCTTTTCctacctccctctccctctctctctcctatctctctctcccttcCCTAGTGTGTGTATGTGCGGGCGCGGGCTGAACCCAAGATGCCAAGTGATTGCATTTCTTTGGTTTTGTGTATGGATGGATCATATCACATCGATTGTAATCTAAGGCTTCGGTCTTTCTTGCTagcacttgatgtctacgggagcttctattcttgtagacagtgttgggcctccaagagcagaggtttgtagaacagcagcaagtttcccttaagtggatcacccaaggtttatcgatctcagggaggaagaggtcaaagatatccctctcatgcaaccccgcaaccacaaagcaagaagtctcttgtgtccccaacacacctaataggtgcactagttcggcgaagagatagtgaaatacgagtggtataaataagtatgagcggtggcaacggcaccgagaaaagtgttttgcccgggacgagtaaacaagcgagtagtaacgcagcagtagtaacgcgataaaacgagtaaacaagcagcgatagcagtatttaggaacaaggcctagggaatagactttcactagtggacactctcaactttgatcacataacagaatagatagatgcatactctacactcttttgttggatgatgaacaccattacgtaggattacacgaaccctcaatgccggagttaacaagctccacaattcaatgttcatatttaaataaccttagagtgcatgaaagatcaacacgactaaaccaagtactaacacgagcatgcacgatgtcaccttcacactatgtaggaggaatagatcacatcaataccatcatagcaatagttaacttcataatctacaagagatcacaatcatagcctacgccaagtactaacacggatgcacacatcgccaccattacaccgtgcgggaggaataaaactactttaataacatcactagagtagcacatggataaattgtgatacaaaacacattgcaatcataaagagatataaataagcacttcactatgccattcataacgagtgaataagtattccgtgaaatatagcctaagagacccacacggtgcacacactgtcacctttacacacgtgggacaaggagtctccggagatcacataagtaaaacccacttgactagcataatgacatctagattacaagcatcatcatatgaatctcaatcatgtaaggcagctcatgagattattgtattgaagtacataggagagagatgaaccacatagctaccggtacaaccccgatcctcgatggagaactacttcctcctcatgggagacagcagcgttgatggagatggcggtggtgtcgatggaggagccttccgggggcacttccccgtcccggcggcgtgccggaacagagactcctgtcccccagatcttggcttcgcgatggcggcggctgcggaaggttttccgtatcgtggctctcggtatcgggggtttcgcgacggaggctttaagtaggcggaagggcaacgcgggggccacacgagggctccacaccataggtcggcgcggccggggcccgggccgcgccgccctagtgtggcggcgcctcgtggccccacttcgactcctcttcggtcttccggaagcttcgtggcaaaataggaccccggccgttgatttcgtccaattccgagaatatttcgttactaggatttacggaaccaaaaacagcagaaaacgacaagcggctcttcggcatcttgttaataggttagttccgagaaaatgcacgaatatgacataaagtgtgcataaaacatgtagatatcatcaataatgtggcatggaacataagaaattatcgatacgtcggagacgtatcagcatccccaagcttagttcctgctcgttgatggcgtgtatttcacacgttcgttgggcaaccccaagaggaaggtatgatgagcacagcagcaagttttccctcagaaagaaaccaaggtttatcgaaccaggaggagccaagaagcacgttgaaggttgatggcggcggcatgtagtgcggcgcaacaccagagattccggcgccaacgtggaacccgcacaacacaaccaaactactttgtcccaacgaaacggtgaggttgtcaatctcaccggcttgtcgtaacaaaggattaaccgtattgtgtggaagatgattgtttgcgagagaaaacgagtagaacaagtattgcgatagaattgtatttcgagtaaagagaattggaccggggtccacagttcactagaggtgtctctcccataagacgaacaagcatgttgggtgaacaaattacagttgggcaattgacaaataaagagagcatgacaatgcacatacatatcatgatgagtatagtgagatttaattgggcattacgacaaagtacatagaccgccatccaactgcatctatgcctaaaaagtccaccttcaggttatcatccgaacccctccagtattaagttgcaagcaacagacaattgcattaagtatggtgcgtaatgtaatcaacaactacatccttagacatagcatcaatgttttatccctagtggcaacagacacaacacaaccttagaactttacgtcatctgtcccggtgtcaatgcggcatgaacccactatcgagcataagtactccctcttggagttaaaagcatctacttggccggagcatctactaataacggagagcatgcaagatcataaacaacacatgtataactttgataatcaacataacaagtattctctattcatcggatcccaacaaacgcaacatatagaattacatatagatgatcttgatcatgataggcagctcacaagatccggcaatgatagcacaatggggagaagacaaccatctagctaccgctatggacccatagtccaggggtagactactcacacatcacaccggaggcgaccatggcggcgtagagtcctccgggagatgaatcccctctccggcagggtgccggaggcgatctccgaggatcccccgagatgggatcggcggcgacggcgtctcggtaatgttttccgtatcgtggctctcggtacgggggtttcgtcacggaggctatttgtaggcggaagggcaagtcgagaggcggcacggggggcccacaccacggggccgcgcggccaagggggcgcgcggccagggggggccgcgccgccctagggtttggctcccccgtggcccctcttcgtctcgtcttcggtcttccggaagcttcgtgagaaaataggcctccgggcttttatttcgtccaattccgagaatatttctttactaggatttcgaaaccaaaaacagcgtaaaacgacagaactggcacttcggcatcttgttaataggttagttccggaaaatgcacgaatatgatataaagtgtgcataaaacatgtagataacatcaataatgtggcatggaacacaagaaattatcgatacgttggagacgtatcggcatccccaagcttagttctgctcgtcccgagcgaggtaaaacgataacaaagataatttcggagtgacatgccatcataaacttgatcatactatttgtaaagcatatgtagtg includes these proteins:
- the LOC124672909 gene encoding uncharacterized protein At5g39865-like yields the protein MGCASSTFLEDDDRRIIGVSASSSSHIVSLTSSTYGILTYNPTSDAPTSTPPPPPPPPPPSRSKPKPPADAPPEDEPQPQPEAEVINSWELMAGLHDPTTPAKPKPTATASPRRPTADGKPPRCIRFPLRPIDGNTPRPAPTPTPPAPRCPPGGAHCAVLYTTTLRALRDTFEACNAARAALHAHGVAFRERDLSMDRGFRDELRALLPLPLPLTLPRLFVRGRHVGGAEEVLRMDEEGALGPLLHGLPRARPGGRCCDGCGGMRFLPCFDCSGSRKVVVAAAAGAVVKGRRERGVLLRCGECNENGLVLCPICS